Proteins from a single region of Desulfobacter postgatei 2ac9:
- a CDS encoding YhjD/YihY/BrkB family envelope integrity protein, with protein sequence MTSFSFSFPQFRAKALRVLYKAAKGYQRDSCALRASALSLYTLFSIVPVMAMAFGVAKGFGFQHFLEAEVISLFQGREEIVQSILVFTNNLLEKTQGGLMAVLGVLLLLYSLIKLMFHIEGTFNRIWWVRDGRPLIRKLTDYLSIALAAWLLGIFSGSVNLFMIPHLESFWAYLGVPIDIKGIISFFLSVVPYVVTCSLFMFFYVIMPHKKVNFRAAAAGAVFAGTLFQIIQTAFLKFQVFVTTYNAIYGSFAALPMFLIWLQISWGVLLYGAEIAFEWENIENARTPDLSLNAMSIRARKLAMLEIVKGCVLRFAEKKPPATDTRIASELNLPLTIVHYLLRVLIDAGVLYSVNLEGNTAGYTPAMDIECMSIMDVLCAVEHQGDPKAYTASTLLAQSLEESLERFDKAARACTGERLIKDI encoded by the coding sequence ATGACATCTTTTTCATTTTCGTTCCCGCAATTTCGAGCCAAGGCACTTCGGGTGCTTTATAAGGCGGCCAAGGGGTATCAACGGGACAGTTGTGCGTTGCGGGCATCTGCTTTGAGTCTGTACACCCTTTTCAGTATTGTGCCGGTCATGGCCATGGCCTTTGGTGTTGCCAAAGGCTTCGGGTTTCAACACTTCCTTGAGGCAGAGGTGATTTCTTTGTTTCAAGGACGTGAAGAGATTGTCCAAAGTATCCTGGTTTTCACAAACAATTTGCTGGAGAAAACCCAGGGCGGGCTCATGGCCGTGCTTGGTGTTCTACTTCTTTTATACTCCCTGATTAAACTGATGTTTCATATCGAAGGTACATTCAACCGTATCTGGTGGGTCAGGGACGGCAGGCCTTTGATCAGAAAACTCACTGATTATCTGAGCATTGCCCTGGCAGCATGGCTTTTGGGTATTTTCTCCGGATCCGTAAACTTGTTTATGATTCCCCACCTGGAGTCTTTCTGGGCCTATCTTGGCGTTCCCATTGATATTAAAGGCATTATTTCCTTTTTTCTCAGTGTGGTGCCCTATGTGGTCACCTGTTCGCTGTTCATGTTTTTTTATGTGATTATGCCCCATAAAAAGGTAAATTTCAGAGCAGCAGCAGCAGGCGCTGTGTTTGCAGGCACCCTGTTTCAAATTATCCAGACCGCCTTTTTAAAGTTTCAGGTTTTTGTTACGACCTACAATGCCATCTATGGCAGTTTTGCCGCGTTGCCCATGTTTTTGATCTGGCTGCAGATTTCCTGGGGAGTACTGCTTTACGGGGCAGAAATCGCTTTTGAGTGGGAAAATATCGAAAATGCAAGAACCCCGGACCTGAGTTTGAATGCCATGAGCATTCGGGCCAGAAAACTTGCCATGCTTGAGATTGTCAAAGGATGTGTGCTGCGCTTTGCAGAAAAAAAGCCCCCTGCTACGGATACCCGCATTGCAAGTGAACTGAACCTGCCCTTAACCATTGTACATTATCTTCTGAGGGTTCTAATAGATGCAGGTGTACTGTATTCAGTTAATCTTGAAGGCAATACAGCCGGATACACCCCGGCCATGGATATTGAGTGTATGAGTATCATGGATGTGCTTTGTGCCGTAGAGCATCAGGGGGATCCAAAGGCGTATACGGCAAGTACTCTGTTGGCACAGTCCTTAGAGGAGAGCCTGGAGAGGTTTGACAAAGCAGCTCGGGCATGTACGGGGGAGCGGTTGATTAAAGATATTTAA
- a CDS encoding FxsA family protein: protein MLFRLFLCFTLIPVAELYILIHLGGIIGGLNTVILVIVTGFIGAYLARMEGLNTMIKVRQNLNQGRMPAEELLDAFIILIAGLLLITPGLLTDTAGLLLLWPPTRNTFKRYLRKKIDDMTANGSINITRFH, encoded by the coding sequence ATGCTGTTCAGACTGTTTTTATGTTTTACCCTTATCCCTGTGGCTGAATTATATATCCTTATCCATCTTGGGGGTATTATAGGCGGGTTAAACACCGTAATACTGGTCATTGTAACCGGCTTCATCGGCGCCTATCTTGCCCGAATGGAAGGATTGAACACCATGATAAAGGTGCGTCAGAATTTAAACCAGGGACGTATGCCGGCCGAAGAACTGTTAGATGCCTTTATCATCCTCATTGCCGGATTATTGCTCATTACGCCCGGGCTTTTAACGGACACGGCAGGTCTTTTGCTGTTATGGCCCCCCACTCGAAACACCTTTAAACGTTATTTACGAAAAAAAATTGACGACATGACAGCCAACGGAAGCATTAACATCACCCGATTTCATTGA
- a CDS encoding YerC/YecD family TrpR-related protein, which yields MRIDQELLEVILSIKNKDELDSFFEELFTQAELSDLSLRWKLLKDLHAGMTQRKIAEKYGISLCKITRGSKVLKKNGSVALKVLDSMN from the coding sequence ATGCGTATAGATCAGGAATTACTGGAAGTCATTTTATCCATCAAAAACAAGGATGAATTGGACTCTTTTTTTGAAGAACTTTTTACACAGGCCGAGCTTTCGGACCTTTCTTTGCGCTGGAAGCTATTGAAAGATCTGCATGCGGGTATGACCCAGCGGAAAATTGCTGAAAAATACGGCATCAGCCTGTGTAAAATAACAAGGGGATCAAAGGTGCTGAAAAAAAATGGTTCTGTTGCACTTAAAGTGCTGGATTCAATGAATTGA
- the amrA gene encoding AmmeMemoRadiSam system protein A, whose product MISEQQGQMLLKMARISIAEKLGLSVDKSQIDLNQSFLEIKQGLFVTLHKNGALRGCIGVIEAVEPLKTGVAETARLAAFKDSRFAPLARDEFDQVDLEISLLSPPEKFEYSKAKELIQRLVPFKDGVIIKKGSSQATFLPQVWEQLPDTASFLSQLCTKAGLDADEWTKGSLTVHTYRVHLFCEKK is encoded by the coding sequence ATGATAAGTGAACAACAAGGGCAGATGCTGCTGAAGATGGCACGCATCAGCATTGCCGAAAAACTTGGCCTTTCTGTGGATAAAAGTCAAATTGATTTAAATCAATCCTTTCTGGAGATAAAACAGGGTCTGTTTGTGACCCTGCATAAAAACGGAGCTTTAAGAGGATGTATTGGTGTAATAGAAGCGGTTGAGCCCCTGAAAACAGGGGTTGCGGAAACCGCAAGGCTGGCTGCTTTCAAAGATTCGCGTTTTGCACCTCTTGCCAGAGATGAGTTTGATCAGGTGGATCTGGAGATCAGTCTTTTGTCTCCGCCTGAAAAATTTGAATACAGTAAGGCAAAAGAGTTAATCCAAAGACTTGTGCCGTTCAAGGATGGCGTTATTATTAAAAAAGGAAGCAGCCAGGCGACTTTTCTTCCCCAGGTCTGGGAACAATTGCCTGACACGGCTTCCTTTTTATCCCAGCTATGCACCAAAGCCGGGCTTGATGCCGATGAATGGACCAAAGGCAGCCTGACCGTCCATACTTACAGGGTTCATTTGTTTTGTGAAAAAAAATGA
- a CDS encoding HDOD domain-containing protein, which translates to MKIKERILEMVQKRESDLPALPAVIHNLIRAASDEKTTTEALAALISYDLGMTNKLLKLANSMYYAQKNKVDTLKRAISVIGFDEIIGIALGMGILSSVSEISGLSLDMKALWMHGIGVATASKQIAKQTNPGIAGKIFIPALLHDMGKVIFSIYFKKEYNEVRQYALENRRPLYFSENSLFKLDHAALSALLMTRWNFPASIILPCRFHHAPESAPVKYRHHALIINLADYLTQKAQLGHSGNPVPVTIKNAPQKIGINESAMMKIIELLKTQEPQIKEFFKITTAVN; encoded by the coding sequence ATGAAAATAAAAGAACGCATTCTTGAAATGGTTCAAAAAAGGGAAAGCGATTTACCCGCACTCCCGGCTGTTATACATAACCTGATCCGGGCCGCTTCTGACGAAAAAACCACCACTGAAGCCTTAGCTGCACTCATTTCATATGACCTAGGCATGACCAATAAGCTGCTCAAGCTTGCAAATTCCATGTATTATGCACAGAAAAATAAAGTCGATACCCTTAAACGGGCCATTTCCGTTATCGGGTTTGATGAAATCATCGGTATTGCCCTAGGCATGGGAATCTTATCCAGCGTATCGGAAATTTCAGGCCTCAGCCTTGACATGAAAGCATTGTGGATGCACGGCATCGGCGTGGCCACGGCCTCAAAGCAGATAGCAAAGCAGACCAATCCGGGCATTGCCGGAAAAATCTTTATCCCGGCCCTGCTCCATGATATGGGCAAGGTCATTTTTTCGATCTATTTTAAAAAAGAATATAATGAAGTCCGGCAGTACGCACTCGAAAACAGGCGTCCCCTTTATTTCAGCGAAAACAGTCTGTTCAAGCTGGACCATGCAGCATTATCCGCCCTTTTGATGACACGGTGGAATTTTCCTGCATCCATTATTCTGCCCTGCAGGTTTCATCATGCCCCGGAATCGGCGCCGGTTAAATATCGGCATCATGCACTGATCATCAATCTTGCAGATTATCTTACACAAAAAGCCCAACTGGGACATTCCGGCAATCCGGTTCCTGTTACCATCAAAAATGCGCCCCAAAAAATCGGCATTAATGAATCTGCAATGATGAAGATCATAGAGCTGCTAAAGACCCAAGAACCGCAGATCAAGGAATTTTTCAAAATCACCACAGCCGTTAACTGA
- a CDS encoding NUDIX domain-containing protein, whose protein sequence is MMNKNKEQVLCIDRKTLPASWVTQRTVLPMDFATFADTCTKAKFSFVRRGIAEEDKLKKQIIPYILLQTADGGMTAAYSRQGSEKRLHDLWSIGIGGHINPEDTAMGADGFESILKNGMQRELDEELTRRVSGDSIEFIGIISEDITPVGSVHMGAVFLIRTQNPEGYLPGDELHSFTWHTTQKLSQLNLELWSELALELVNSLNPAL, encoded by the coding sequence ATGATGAACAAAAACAAAGAACAGGTTTTATGCATTGACCGTAAAACACTTCCTGCATCCTGGGTAACCCAAAGGACCGTCCTTCCAATGGATTTTGCCACATTTGCCGACACATGCACCAAAGCTAAATTTTCCTTTGTCCGCCGAGGCATTGCCGAGGAGGACAAGCTAAAAAAACAGATCATCCCGTATATTCTTTTGCAGACAGCCGATGGCGGCATGACCGCGGCTTACAGCAGACAGGGCAGTGAAAAACGGCTCCATGACCTTTGGTCCATCGGGATCGGCGGCCATATCAATCCGGAAGACACCGCCATGGGGGCAGACGGTTTTGAAAGCATTTTAAAAAACGGTATGCAAAGGGAACTGGATGAGGAACTGACCCGGCGGGTTTCCGGCGATTCCATTGAATTCATAGGTATTATCAGTGAAGATATCACACCGGTAGGCAGCGTTCACATGGGGGCGGTATTCCTGATCAGAACACAAAACCCAGAAGGCTATCTGCCTGGAGATGAATTACACAGCTTTACCTGGCATACAACACAAAAGCTTTCCCAACTGAACCTGGAGCTGTGGTCCGAGCTGGCGCTGGAGCTTGTCAATTCATTGAATCCAGCACTTTAA
- the aat gene encoding leucyl/phenylalanyl-tRNA--protein transferase has translation MPLFRLSEKSQFPPAWLARSDGLLCIGGDLCAKRLILAYRNGIFPWFSNSEPVLWWSPDPRTVLFPSRIRMSKSLKKTIRKACFSIRINTAFEQTIVACSQPRQDKPEGTWLVDEMIDAYITLHKMGLAHSVEAWQGDQLAGGLYGVSLGKAFFGESMFSLVSNASKVALVALAQELDKQGFGMIDCQVTSGHLLRMGAQEISRDLFLDMLNHGVDQKVSDGLWRSGRHLFPQIKTISPPSHIPDAV, from the coding sequence ATGCCCCTATTCAGATTATCTGAAAAAAGTCAATTCCCGCCGGCCTGGCTGGCGCGGTCCGATGGTTTGTTGTGTATTGGGGGGGATCTTTGCGCAAAGCGTTTGATCCTGGCATATAGAAACGGTATTTTCCCATGGTTTTCCAATAGTGAACCCGTTCTCTGGTGGTCCCCTGATCCCCGGACGGTGCTTTTTCCTTCCAGAATCAGGATGTCAAAAAGCTTGAAAAAAACCATTCGAAAGGCGTGTTTTTCCATTAGGATCAACACCGCGTTCGAACAAACTATTGTTGCCTGTTCACAACCCAGGCAAGACAAACCCGAAGGCACCTGGCTGGTCGATGAGATGATTGATGCCTATATCACGTTGCACAAAATGGGGCTCGCCCACTCCGTGGAAGCCTGGCAGGGCGACCAGCTGGCCGGAGGCCTGTACGGGGTCAGCCTGGGGAAAGCGTTTTTCGGAGAATCCATGTTTTCCCTTGTATCCAATGCCTCCAAGGTTGCGCTTGTGGCCCTGGCCCAGGAACTTGACAAACAGGGGTTTGGGATGATTGATTGCCAGGTTACCTCCGGCCATCTGCTTCGCATGGGGGCCCAGGAGATAAGCAGAGATCTGTTTCTTGACATGTTAAACCACGGTGTTGATCAAAAAGTATCGGACGGCCTGTGGCGCTCCGGACGACATCTTTTCCCCCAAATCAAAACAATTTCACCCCCAAGTCATATTCCTGATGCCGTATGA
- a CDS encoding NAD-dependent epimerase/dehydratase family protein, producing the protein MTLGNTLVTGGGGFLGKALVRKLVDKGETVFSFSRSRYSELDKLGVSQIQGDLTDAGAVANALKGMDTVFHTAAKPGIWGDYDEYFRINVTGTVHVIDACMKNKVGQLIHTSSPSVVFDDKDMHGANEFVPYPDKYLAPYPETKALAEKEVIKAAGKGLSVIILRPHLIWGPEDNHLLPGIISRASRLKIIGPDNDLVDTIYVDNAADAHILAAEKLSQNPDLSGNIYFISQDAPISKWTLANAFLAAAGLPPIKGHVSGSTAYAVGWLFELIYRTLGIKRDPPMTRFAAKELATSHWFDISRAKNDLDYVPKISTREGLKRLEAWLRPE; encoded by the coding sequence ATGACTTTGGGAAATACACTGGTCACTGGTGGCGGCGGTTTTCTGGGTAAAGCATTGGTCAGAAAATTAGTGGATAAAGGAGAGACTGTTTTTTCGTTTTCCCGGTCCCGGTATTCGGAGCTCGATAAACTGGGCGTTTCCCAGATTCAGGGGGATCTGACAGATGCCGGTGCTGTGGCCAATGCCTTAAAAGGCATGGATACGGTGTTTCATACTGCGGCAAAACCCGGCATCTGGGGTGATTATGATGAGTATTTTCGTATTAATGTAACCGGAACCGTGCATGTCATTGACGCCTGCATGAAAAATAAGGTTGGGCAGCTGATTCACACCAGTTCGCCTTCGGTGGTATTTGATGACAAAGATATGCACGGGGCCAATGAGTTTGTCCCCTATCCGGACAAATATCTGGCACCCTATCCTGAAACCAAGGCGCTGGCGGAAAAAGAGGTGATTAAGGCAGCGGGGAAGGGGCTTTCTGTAATCATTCTTCGGCCCCATTTGATTTGGGGGCCGGAAGATAATCACCTGCTGCCGGGTATTATCAGCCGGGCATCACGGCTGAAGATTATTGGTCCGGATAATGATCTTGTGGACACCATTTATGTGGATAATGCGGCCGATGCTCACATCCTGGCCGCTGAAAAGTTGTCCCAAAACCCTGATCTGTCAGGAAACATATATTTTATCAGCCAGGATGCGCCCATATCCAAATGGACCCTTGCCAATGCTTTTCTGGCCGCCGCAGGTTTGCCGCCCATTAAAGGGCATGTGTCCGGGAGTACGGCTTATGCGGTCGGGTGGCTCTTTGAGTTGATTTACCGAACCCTTGGTATTAAAAGGGACCCGCCCATGACCCGGTTTGCTGCCAAGGAGCTTGCTACCTCCCACTGGTTCGATATCAGCCGGGCAAAAAATGACCTGGATTATGTGCCAAAGATTTCCACCCGGGAGGGTTTAAAACGCTTGGAGGCATGGTTGAGACCGGAATGA
- the clpS gene encoding ATP-dependent Clp protease adapter ClpS codes for MTSTDSKTQPKISHDTSEDHPPMYKVLLHNDDYTTMDFVVEILVRVFGKSLEKATQIMLNIHNKGKAVCGIYPREIAETKVQTVHNLASSKGFPLKSTMEKE; via the coding sequence ATGACATCCACTGATTCTAAAACCCAACCCAAAATATCCCATGACACAAGTGAGGATCATCCGCCCATGTATAAGGTGCTTTTGCACAATGACGATTATACAACCATGGATTTTGTGGTGGAGATCCTGGTCCGGGTATTCGGAAAATCTCTTGAAAAAGCCACACAAATAATGCTTAATATACATAATAAGGGAAAGGCCGTGTGCGGTATTTATCCCCGGGAAATAGCGGAAACAAAAGTTCAGACTGTGCATAATCTGGCAAGCAGCAAAGGGTTTCCCTTAAAAAGTACAATGGAAAAGGAGTAA
- the clpA gene encoding ATP-dependent Clp protease ATP-binding subunit ClpA, protein MISKELSTALGFAVREAKKRRHEYVCVEHVLYAIVNHEAGLETIEKCGGSPEHIKEDLEKFFDEKLTKIETSEEYVLQQTIGFQRMIQRAINHARSAEKSEVNLGDILASIFQEKDSHAAFYLESEGITRLDVLRLISHDGDKEKKETPDGDKPQQLFHQADPKTRRQKKKDPLALFTSDLIKRAQDNKIDPLIGRALETERVMQVLCRRRKNNPILVGDPGVGKTAIAEGLALKINDKTVPDLLKNCELYSLDMGALLAGTKYRGDFEQRLKDVISALEEKENALLVIDEIHTVVGAGATTSGSMDASNILKPALSSGDIKCIGTTTYEEYKNHFEKDRAFSRRFEKIEVAEPSVEDTVEILKGLRTCYEEHHGLKYPDKSIEAAAYLSDKYINDRFLPDKAIDVIDEAGAFLKLTADGRRKTVSPKDIEKIVAKIAKVPVSSMTAADKSSLESLPGKLLSVIFGQDDAIETLTTAIKRSRAGLAAPDHPIGSFLFMGPTGVGKTEVARQLAANMGIKFLRFDMSEYMEKHAVSRLIGAPPGYVGFEQGGILTDNIRKHPHCVLLLDEIEKAHMDLYNILLQVMDYATLTDNNGKSADFRNVIIIMTSNAGAREMSINSIGFGSQNANSDSQGMKAVKNTFSPEFRNRLDGIVQFNHLSEKVMELIVDKNMKELKEMLTGQGISLSYSADARAHLAKKGYDPKFGARPLARLIQTEIKDKLTDEILFGKLEKGGKISVGLKNGELTFNIKSV, encoded by the coding sequence ATGATCAGCAAAGAACTATCCACAGCACTCGGATTTGCCGTTCGGGAAGCTAAAAAAAGAAGACATGAATATGTCTGCGTCGAACATGTTCTTTACGCCATTGTCAATCATGAAGCAGGCCTTGAAACTATTGAAAAATGTGGTGGCAGCCCCGAGCACATCAAAGAGGATCTTGAAAAATTCTTTGATGAAAAACTGACCAAAATAGAGACCAGCGAAGAATATGTACTCCAGCAGACCATCGGCTTCCAGCGGATGATTCAGCGTGCCATCAATCATGCCAGATCCGCTGAAAAATCAGAGGTAAATCTCGGAGATATCCTGGCATCCATTTTTCAGGAAAAGGATTCCCATGCCGCTTTTTATCTGGAATCTGAAGGGATTACCCGGCTGGATGTACTCAGGCTCATCTCCCACGATGGAGATAAAGAAAAAAAAGAGACACCTGATGGCGACAAGCCCCAGCAGCTTTTCCACCAGGCCGACCCAAAAACCAGGCGTCAGAAGAAAAAAGATCCGCTGGCTTTATTCACTTCCGATCTGATCAAACGGGCCCAGGACAATAAGATTGATCCCCTTATCGGCAGAGCGCTTGAAACCGAACGGGTCATGCAGGTACTTTGCCGGCGGCGGAAAAACAACCCCATCCTCGTGGGGGATCCCGGCGTTGGAAAGACAGCCATTGCAGAAGGCCTGGCATTGAAAATAAACGATAAGACCGTGCCGGATCTGCTTAAAAACTGTGAACTGTACTCCCTGGATATGGGCGCGCTTTTAGCCGGCACCAAATACAGGGGCGATTTTGAACAACGCCTCAAGGATGTCATCTCCGCATTGGAAGAAAAGGAAAATGCGCTTCTGGTGATTGATGAAATCCATACGGTTGTGGGTGCCGGGGCGACCACATCAGGCTCCATGGATGCTTCCAACATCCTCAAACCGGCGTTATCCTCAGGCGACATCAAGTGTATCGGCACCACCACCTATGAAGAATACAAAAACCATTTTGAAAAAGACCGGGCCTTTTCCCGACGGTTTGAAAAAATCGAAGTGGCCGAGCCCAGCGTTGAGGATACGGTTGAAATTCTTAAAGGCCTGCGAACCTGCTACGAGGAACACCATGGCTTGAAATACCCGGATAAAAGCATTGAAGCTGCGGCCTACCTGTCAGATAAATACATCAATGACCGGTTCTTACCGGACAAGGCAATTGACGTTATTGACGAGGCTGGAGCCTTTTTAAAACTTACGGCTGACGGCCGGCGTAAAACCGTCAGCCCCAAGGATATTGAAAAAATCGTGGCTAAAATAGCCAAGGTGCCGGTATCCAGTATGACTGCGGCAGACAAGTCTTCCCTGGAATCTTTGCCCGGCAAACTGCTCAGCGTTATTTTTGGCCAGGACGATGCCATTGAAACCCTGACCACGGCGATTAAAAGATCCCGGGCCGGACTTGCAGCGCCGGACCATCCCATTGGTTCCTTTCTTTTCATGGGCCCCACAGGGGTCGGCAAAACCGAGGTGGCCAGACAGCTGGCCGCCAACATGGGCATTAAATTTTTACGCTTTGACATGAGCGAATACATGGAAAAGCATGCCGTATCCAGGCTCATTGGTGCGCCTCCGGGATATGTGGGATTTGAACAGGGGGGCATTTTAACCGACAATATCCGCAAGCATCCCCATTGTGTGCTTCTTCTGGATGAAATTGAAAAGGCCCATATGGACCTTTACAACATTCTTCTCCAGGTCATGGATTATGCCACACTTACTGACAATAATGGTAAATCCGCTGATTTCAGAAATGTGATCATTATCATGACCTCCAATGCCGGGGCCAGGGAAATGAGCATCAACAGCATCGGGTTTGGATCACAAAACGCCAATTCCGACTCCCAGGGCATGAAAGCGGTGAAAAACACCTTCAGTCCGGAATTTCGAAACCGCCTTGACGGTATTGTTCAGTTTAACCATTTATCTGAGAAGGTGATGGAGCTGATTGTGGACAAGAACATGAAGGAGCTTAAAGAGATGCTCACTGGCCAGGGGATTTCTTTAAGCTATTCAGCCGACGCCCGGGCCCATCTGGCCAAAAAAGGTTATGATCCCAAATTCGGTGCCCGGCCTTTGGCCCGCCTTATCCAAACCGAAATCAAAGACAAGCTCACCGATGAAATTCTTTTCGGCAAGCTTGAAAAAGGAGGCAAAATCTCCGTAGGCCTAAAGAACGGAGAACTCACATTTAATATCAAATCGGTCTGA